The sequence CTTCAAGCAACCTTTTATCTGAACATAAGAAACTTGACACTACACTGGAATTTACATAGATTGCCAAAATGGAGAAGAATGATTCTCGTTAGGACTAGTAACCATTATTTCATACATTGGCCAAGCCTATTCAAGCAAAGCTCATCCCTTATTATCAATTATCTTGAATGTTGTAATAATCATTAACAGCATAATGATAAAACCACATTCCTTCGTTGTTTCCGACTATCCTTTCCACCATAGCAAATGGACTATTATACAGTTGAAGGAGAAACGTTAATGGTCTCAAATGGGCCATCCCTCCTATAAATACTAGTGTCATAATTtaatgcaaaatataaaatgaatgcaATACATATGGACGGCTTATATCTACAAAATGACTCATCATGTTCCTGCAAACATAAGTCAATTAGTTTTCCCTTgttatgtataatttttttaattagcacCGGGTATCTGAGAATAgaatcccgactaatcccggggatGCACAGGCTCTCGGCAAGAAGTTTCTCACAAGTGCACCTCGGTTCATTCAAGGGAAATCCCcctagtccgatggcccctagaaattgtttatactcaagaggattcgaaccttagaaCTAGAGaaagcataccaccaagaccaaggtttttaccacttgagccaactcctaGGGGTTTCCCTTGTTATGTATAATAGATTTTAGTTAGGAAAGAATATTCATTGTTCTTGTGCTTAAGTAATAAGAGCAGTGAGAATTTCATGGAAGTAATCCCCATCATTTTCCTCTTGACAAATACAACATTAAAAAGGAGATTTATGGAAAATCCTTTCACCTGTAAGAAAAGCCTCCTTTTATTATGTTTGCTGCTACCAAATCTAGGTCAGCATCCTCAAGTACAATGCAGGCATCTTTTCCTCCCAGTTCCATCTGCAGAGGAACCATTCCTGCCTTTTTTGAAATTGCAATACCTGTGTCTCCACCAGTGAAGCTGAGCAGAACAACAAAGCGAGTTAGGGTCGACTAATCATATACTCTATGAGGAAACGTGGAAGTCTAATTTAGTATGAAAGAAAGAGGAAACTGGATTTACCTTATACAGTTCACCCCAGGATGCATAGTAAGGAAGTCGCCAATCTCAGAGCCTTTCCCAGTGACACAGCTTACAAGGCCCTTAGGAAAGCCAGCCAAGTGAAAGCAGTGCACCATATGAAGAGCAGCAACAGCACCCTGAAAGTAAGTTAAGGGTTCAAGATGATTATAAAAGGATGTTTAAAGAAACATAGTCAAGAAGTATATATCAATTCCATTACCTGGGGAATGTGGGGTCATCCTACAGACGTATAATATTCCTTTTGAGTATTACATAGTAAACCGCTAATTTTAAAGGATCACTGCTTGGATTCTCTTTTCAGTAGTGAGATTTATGTTTTCTTATGTGGTTATACCTTCTGGCCATGACATCAATTTCTGGTATGAAGTCCATTTAAAGGATCATGGAGTTTTCCTTCTTCAAATCCTCTAGATTTATGTACTTTCCTTACACTTCCCATTAAGCTCAGAAACAATGATTGGAGGTGCATGTCTATGGAGATCACAAGCGTCATGGTGAAGATTAAGcacattataaactaattaattaggtaAAGTACCTGAGTTGGAGGTTTGAGCACAATAGAGTTTCCAGCTATTAGTGCAGGAGCAATCTTTGAACAAGCAAGGTTGACAGGATAGTTAAATGGCGGAATGGCTAAAACCACCCCAAGTGGAATCTGCAATACAAGGCAAATATAATGTGTAAACCATGTCCAAAATCATAGGGATGAATAGATATGCTCACACATCTATATCTTTGTTGGGGAGGGGGGTGGGGACTGGGGAGACAGCGTCATGTAACTTGCCATCACGGTAATTGAGTCAAAATTCAAAGAATCAAACAGGATCCACTGGGCAGCGGGATGTGTAATATGATGTAAGTTATATACCATCAACTTTGACAGCAAAGCCTGTACTCAGTTGTTCTGTACTTTCAATTAATCTTTTGCTTGGTTTTATCCTAGTTCATCATTGACTCCACTCCCTTCTAAACACAAACATGATAACAGGCATCTGTAGCTAGATGAGTAAGCCAATCTGTTTCCAATCCTCCCATCTGCCCTCCTATTTACATTGATCTACCTTCAATAAGTAGATGACCAAGCAGTTCATGGCAAGACATCGTTCTGGTCCTTCTGGTTTGGATTTCACATGCTTGACAAATATATCTTAGCACATAAATCATAACCTACTCCATGAGATTGTCACGCCCAATTTACTGTCCTGCATTTTTTTGTAGGATCTCAGCACTACCTGCCCTTTATTTGTCACCAGATAGTCTTGTACTCAAGATCTTATCAGCATTTATGTTTCTGAagtgataataaaattttagacaGATCATGGGAAAAGTAAGGAAAATTTCAAATAGAAAGTAGTCTAAGATGTAGTAGGAcagattttcatttattttcccatGTTCTTAGTGATCATATCGATCATAATTCATTTGGCATACTAATATAGAGAGAGACAATTCAAACTAATTAGCGATTTGTTGACTGCCAGCATGCCCATATTGGTCTCTGACTCTCTTATCAGGACAATCAACTAATTTGAATTTGGATTGCGTATTAATGATAATAGGCAAGGTGATCTTGATAAAGATGAGGGATACCAGGTTGTAGAACCGATGACAACATTTCCAAAGAATGTGACAAGAAAGAATGACATCAGCATACTATCAGACAAAAAGGATTTTCACCTACAGTTTTAGAAGATCGTCTTTTACTGAAATTGCTTTTAAAGATTGTCTTCTACTTATCCATTTCTTATCTCCAGCGCCTACTATCAGACAAAAGAACGCTACCAACAATAAATAACGTTATCAGGACCCATAACAATACATCCATAACGttattcaaacaaaacaagGATGGGCATTAACTGCAAATGCAAGGATACGTGCCAAGAATACTATCACCAGAACACTCTACAAAGCCAATCTTTTGAGTTATCCTCGTAGGATACAAATTAATAAACCTGCGTGGGTCAGTTTTAAGCTAAAGATTTGGTAAAGGTTTATTCACAGACATGTTCAAAAAGCTTTACCGGATTTCGAAACAAGAAACAATAGTTTGACTCACACCACTAAACCAATATAGTATCACCAATTTATctgttcttaatttctttgtCCTCTGTCGTCTCGTTTTAACAAGGTGGTGTCTAAATAGGTCTGAAcaaaattcttcattttttaacaagaaaataagaagttTCATCAGGGAAAAGAGTGAGAAAGGTTACCTTAGAAGTCAAGCAGTACTTGGTTCTCTCATTTCCAGGAAAACTATCAGAAACTAAGAACTTCCCCTCTCCAAGAATCCTGACCCCCTCTTCAGCACAGTAAGAAACCAGGTCCCCAGACCTCACCACCTTCATCAAATCCAAAGATTTATATCAATTACCCCCATAAAGTGACCGTTAAAACAGAAACTAAGAATGATTTTAATACCTCGGTCACTGAGTCTTTAGCTGGTTTTGCGATTTCTTTTACAAGACACTCGGCAATTGGAGCTTTGTGCTCTTTGAGGATTGCAGCTGCCTTATGAAGGAGTTCTGCTCTCTTCCAAAGAGGAGTCTTTGCCCAGGATTTCTGAGCACTTTTTGCCGTTTCCATGACCTTATTTACCTCTTCTTGTGTACAAGCTGTAGCAATAACATAAAAGTAGGTCATGAGAAGATAACCCCTCAGGATGTAAATCAAACAAGGCTAAAAGCTTTCCCATTTTCCTATTGCTAAATGTTAAATACCAATTTATCAAGGATATTAGCCCAAGAAAATAAGAACTCATTCAACCGAACCAAATTGAACGATTTTGCTTTAGTTCTGCTTGGAGTTTAACTGGCTTTGAAGAACCAAATTCACTCACCCTTTTCTTTCCACCATCTTATGATTAACCACACGGAGTGTAGTTGCAATTATGAGAATATTTCAGTCAAGATTCACGGAAGATGCTCAAGCTTATTgacattttcaattttaaaaccaaaactaatttttatcaCTAACTTTTAAGCACCTAGTATGTGCTTAATTTAAACCATGGAACTTCTATATCTGAAATCTTCGGTGACCAATGATAAAAAAGACAACATCAGACATTCAATGTCAAATGAAAACTTCGTCACTCAGATTCCTTGAAAACACCCAAAGCTTAACAAACACAGTCTAAGTTGAAACAAAGAAACATGAACCAAAAGTTTTCCAAGTCCAAAACAAAGCAAGATGATGGAAGATAGTACGTAATATTAAATTGGTTACCTTGAACCTTAAACTGAGTCTTTCGCGTAGTCGGGTTGATGATAGCAACGCTCTTTCCGGAAGAGGATCTCTTCCACTCTCCTTCAGTGTAGTACTTGTACACTTCTCCATCGAAAATCTCTGCAAACACTCCAGTCCCAGCCATTACTTGGTCGAAAACTCAGAAAAGCAAAACAGACCCAGTAAGagaaaaacttaaattaaaacACCCACTTCCACACACTTGAGAGTAAGAGATGtaaagaaagagagggagggaggagtgTGGAAGTGAAGGTGAGGACTGTCTTGTGCGGTTTGGTTTTGGTGTTTGGTTAATGGTCTAGTGTAATAGATGTCGTGTGGTcatagagatatatatatatatatatatatatatatatatatatccaaggAGAAGGTGAACCACGCCTTGTTCCGGTGGCGGGGGACCAGAGGAGCTAGAGAACTGGTTAGGTGGCTCAAAGCTTGCCAACTTTATACATCAGGTAGCCTCGTTTTCTCCGCTGGTTGTCATTCGAAGCCGTATCCAACTTCTCGCTGTCTAAAaaaagcaggaaaaaaaaaaaaaaaatgaaatgaagataatatttttgggtggCTGTAGTTTTGTGGCTATACGGCCACCGCTCTCGAGCCTGCATGCCAGGTATCAAGTTAACCTATCAATTtgtttattgatattgatatgatttttttttattagaaaaaataaaagaaaacaaattttaatgaaaaaaaaggtattttatcttataaaaattatttttgtatttaatttatatcgTTTTATTAAACAAATACTTTATATGTTAATATCGATACGTGATTTAATACGTAAGAAAACTTTTACGAAACCATATAGAGTTTTTGAAATCCTCCATCCTTCCGGTTTAggagttgtttttatttttttaaggttttgGAAGTAATATTATATAGGCAGTACTGCCCCACTCAAGAACCCTAGCCCACCCTAGTCCTTGATTACAGAaatggtacgtacgtacatgtgAGCTGCTACTTACCTACTTTCAGTGAAAAATAGCAACctattcatcaaaatccatcgAATTAAATATAATCAATGTCTTCAAATTACATGACGAAaacaatgttaaaaaaaaaaaaaagaaagaagaagaaatatgaCAGTGATactgaatgaaaggaaaaacaacGTTTGGTTaggacaaaataataataataaattatgatgGCTAAGATGACTTTATCATGCAATGTTCTTAATACTCAAGCCCTAAAAGTGTAGGCAT comes from Juglans microcarpa x Juglans regia isolate MS1-56 chromosome 8S, Jm3101_v1.0, whole genome shotgun sequence and encodes:
- the LOC121244422 gene encoding NADP-dependent glyceraldehyde-3-phosphate dehydrogenase; amino-acid sequence: MAGTGVFAEIFDGEVYKYYTEGEWKRSSSGKSVAIINPTTRKTQFKVQACTQEEVNKVMETAKSAQKSWAKTPLWKRAELLHKAAAILKEHKAPIAECLVKEIAKPAKDSVTEVVRSGDLVSYCAEEGVRILGEGKFLVSDSFPGNERTKYCLTSKIPLGVVLAIPPFNYPVNLACSKIAPALIAGNSIVLKPPTQGAVAALHMVHCFHLAGFPKGLVSCVTGKGSEIGDFLTMHPGVNCISFTGGDTGIAISKKAGMVPLQMELGGKDACIVLEDADLDLVAANIIKGGFSYSGQRCTAVKVILVMESVADALVEKVKARVAKLTVGPPEDDCDITPVVSESSANYIEGLVKDAKQKGVTFCQEYRREGNLIWPLLLDNVRPDMRIAWEEPFGPVLPVIRISSVEEGIHHCNASNFGLQGCVFTRDINKAMLISDAMETGTVQINSAPARGPDHFPFQGIKDSGIGSQGITNSIDMMTKVKTTVINLPAPSYTMG